GGTACTACTTAATGGATGAGATATATTCTGAATGGATGACATTTGTCAAAATAATCTCTCATCCACAAGGAGATAAAAGGAAGTTAGTCGCTACATGTGAAGAAGAGGTACGAAAAGATATTGAGCATGCATTTGGCATTCTACAAGCTCTATTTTGCATAATATGATTGTTGAAGATGAGCATGAAATGTATGCCCGAAGATTTGACCCACTCCTAGATAATGACAAAGaagaagtggccgtgggaccAGTGCAAAGGTCTGAGGGAAATATTACTCCATCTCTAAGGTATATCCAAAGGAGCACCTTCGTGATAAACAAAAGCATCGACAATTGTAGGCGAATTTGGTGGAACATCTTTGGTAGCTTCATAACCGTCAAGAAGGGCATGATCGCTTATGAATTATCTATTCGTAACTTTTTAGTGTTTCAATTATGACATCTCGTTCACTATGTAATGTATTTTCTAATGTAGTGTTTAAATAATGTAATGTTATTGTTAATCATTCGATCTTATCcgtaattaatatttttgttgaaaatttaaattgaaaaataaaaataaatatcaaataattgcaattttaattaaaatcggaaaattaaaagttaatttattgagtaaatatattaataaattaataaacatgTAAGtgttttttaaaagaaaaaatcaagttAGGACTATCTGAATGTCGCAGAATAGGACTTCGCTTATTTGATCACATGTGGGGCCCCCAAAGGGGAATTGGCCCTTGAAATTGGCCCTTGCACTGCGGATGCTCTGATAGTCAAATCtgatttgaatttttcttacCTTAAAGAAGACCGTGTGGTGGAGACAGAGGAAGAAACCAATAAAATGCTCCCATGCATGGAGAGAcgacaaatattaaaatgtgCCAACTTAATCAAGGAATTGATGATGACGAAGAATTGTATGGCCTTCTACATAGACGTATCTATCAATCTGATGACTACGTAAAGCTGCGAGTGCTCAAGCGGACCACCGGAAGAAAGGATCCAACCATCCATATACCAAattctataaattataatcaataataaatatatgcatatttctTTACACAATATTTGGCTTTTGGAAGTGGCATAGGGGTTTGACACATGAATAAACCCTTTTGCCATGGATGACTGCTCATTTAATAAGGACACCCTATGTACCACCTCCAATTTATATTTACATGTCTTTGTTTCTCCTTATATGCCGGAACTTCTGTGGTGCTATCTAAATACCCCGGCTATTGCATTGACTTCCTCTCTCACTTTTGGTTAAGCATTGTAAGCATACCTTcaattattcatattttttgaCAACGAGATGGCTAATAATATATAggcacataaatatatatatatatatatatatatatttattgtaacACGTAAGTTATTCAAATTTAGATCCTCTCTAGATACGGATTTATTCTTGGGATTCCATGTCGGACCTTAATAACCTGTCTTTGGCTCGAGGTCCATTATTAATCAGTGCATCGCATGCCAACTAGTACGAAGTCCCATTATATATTGGAGTTAGTTCACAAAAAATATCAGAGTACGAAGTCCCtcttttctaataaaataaaaatctagcATCTATGTTTTGGCACCAAAATCTTCCATCATTTCCATATTTTTGATGATCTTGAGTTTAGCTGGCGCTAGTAAGATATTAATTAGAGTTATACTATCCATTTGGTGTTTTTGAAAGATTGGCGAGTCAACATTTTGGTCTTTAAAAGTATTTTGCTAACGATTTGGTCATTGAGAGATTACTCTGTCTACCAACTTGGTCTAGCTGTTAAATGGGGCAACGAAAATCTGATGTGGACACACACGTAGGCTAACACCGTCACTAATCTAATGTGGACGTGTTAGGTAGGAAACTCATATAAATTAACACCACCAAGCTGCATAGTTGAACTTATTCTAAATCTCGCAaccattaaaatttttcactgCCAACTAttcattttaagaaaaatctCATATGTCCAGTGTCGACGCGAGATCTTCCTAGAGCACCAGACATGTTTTAAACACGAAAGAACACCACCTCCTGCAAATATTAATGTGAATACACAACAGTTTTAACCATTGATTAgggaatttttaaatattcttttatttttgtgaaaattttttcaaaaataatttaaagattCTTACTGTACCAATAAATTTTCTAGGACAATGTTGATTGATACAACATTGTTTATTCATTGATGGCGCATAGAATCCTCCCGTGATTATCCAGTTGGACTATTTTTTCCTCTGACACCTTGGCCGTTATTTGCCCTCACGACAATAACGATCAATCGGCTGATAATCTCTTACGGATAATTTCGGGAACTATCTCGTAATGCCTTTGAAGCAATTGAACTTCGGCCCgtatttcacccaaaaaaaaaaagcacaaaataaataactacaacaaaattaaaagaaattatggcAATCATGGACAAAGGAAAAACCTTCATATTTCGACTGTTCAAAGGACCTATTCACATCTTTACTCTCTACAAAATCTTCTCAGCCATGGCAAAACCGAAAAGCGGAAAAACTGGAAACGACTTCGAGCGGGGGCCTCCTCCGGAAAATCATCTGCAAAATGGAATTCTCCCAGAGAGCTCAAGCATTGGAAACTTTGCACCCTTATGATGCAAATCTATATACATCCATGCATTCCTCCCGTTGTATCGGGCGGACCATCTCTTTCTTAGGTTGGGTCGTTCTTGTCATTGTCAACTACTCCACCGCTCGCAGTCCACGGATTTCCTGAACCGAAATTCATCAGGAGAAACTTTTAGTCCACGACAGGGGACTTTTTAGCAATTCCGTACCGCTCGAGCAAATCTCAATCGGTACGGTCTTTGCCCAAGATCGGGTCCACAAAAATCCTTTTGGAACCAAATCCGCAAATCCCTGAGGTTGAAATGGATACCTTCGATACGGTTTGGTCGTTGGCGTAAAACCAGGGCagttaaaagaaataaatatcttCTATGAAAGTGCAGAAAATAacggaaaaataattgaaaaatcagaaaaagaTCTGGCATATATCGTCACTCATTATTAACCAATTCCACTGAgataatctaaaaaaaattaaattatttttgcaGGCGAAAGCAAATAACCTACTGAAAAACCCTTCAAAAATACCCAAAAATCACAATGTAATCatcaaataaggaaaaaaatttagcAAATTGAAATGAtgaccccaaaaaaaagaagtttgaTGATACCAACCAATACATGCTGTTGCATGCCCCTCAATTTGTAACAAAATTTCACCAACCCTTCTTTTTGATGATTTTCTTACAAATTTATTACGAAAGGgaaaaatgtcattttattcCTATGTGGTAAAATAATTCGGGGGTCAAGTTCTGTTCACTTACTGAGAGCCTGCTCCGCTGATAACCGCCGGGAAATGTCCTTGCAGAGCATCCTCCTCAGCAGGTCCTTGGCCGCGGGCGAGACCGACCCGAAAGTCCTCACTGGAAACCTCAGGTTGGCCCTCAGGACTGCGTTGAATATCTCCACCGCCGTCTCGCCGTAGAAGGGCGGGAACCCAGCCAACATCATGTAGAGTACCACCCCGGCGCTCCACACGTCTACCTTCTCCCCGTAGGCCCTGCCCGCCACCACTTCGGGGGCCACGTAGTAGGGCGTGCCCACCAACCCGGAGAGTGGCCCGGCAGAGAATGTGTCGGCTGACCCGAAATCGGCGAGCTTGAGGCGGCCAGTGGGGTCGAAGAGGATGTTGTCGGGCTTGATGTCGCGGTGGGCCACCCCATGGCGGTGGCAGTGGGCGACGGCCCGCATGAGCTGTGCGAAGAGCGGTGCCGCCTCCGACTCCGAGAATGGCCGGCCCGCATTGACGAGGAGCTGGTGGAGGTCCGGGCCGTTGCAGAGGTCGAGCACCATGTGGAGGTGGGTCGAATCCTCGTACACATCGTAAATCTGCAACAATTGAACAAACAAAAATTACCGAATGCCGATAGACCGAGGACACACGTGGTCCTGCCGAGCGTTCGATCGGCCGCAGATTTGTGAAGAAGAGATGAGAAGAGGGTGGAATGGGGGATTTGATTTACCTGAACAATGTTGGGGTGGGgggagaggagggagaggatcTTGGGCTCGGAGAGGAGGCACTGGGAGTCGAGATCGTCGCCGGAGACGGAGGCCTTGCTGATGGACTTGACGGCGAAGGATCCGGGTCGGGTCGGGTCAAGCGACTGGAAGAGAGAAACGGCTCCGAACCTCCCCCGGCCAATCTCCTCGCAGACTCTGTACTCTCTCAGAAGCGCTTCACtcatcactctctctctctctctctctctgaggCTCTGATTTTTGGGGGGTTTCTCCCTCTCCGCTCCCTTCCTTTTATGCGAACGAAGCGAAACagcgcaga
The sequence above is drawn from the Punica granatum isolate Tunisia-2019 chromosome 5, ASM765513v2, whole genome shotgun sequence genome and encodes:
- the LOC116206586 gene encoding phosphoenolpyruvate carboxylase kinase 2-like, giving the protein MSEALLREYRVCEEIGRGRFGAVSLFQSLDPTRPGSFAVKSISKASVSGDDLDSQCLLSEPKILSLLSPHPNIVQIYDVYEDSTHLHMVLDLCNGPDLHQLLVNAGRPFSESEAAPLFAQLMRAVAHCHRHGVAHRDIKPDNILFDPTGRLKLADFGSADTFSAGPLSGLVGTPYYVAPEVVAGRAYGEKVDVWSAGVVLYMMLAGFPPFYGETAVEIFNAVLRANLRFPVRTFGSVSPAAKDLLRRMLCKDISRRLSAEQALRNPWTASGGVVDNDKNDPT